From Coffea arabica cultivar ET-39 chromosome 2e, Coffea Arabica ET-39 HiFi, whole genome shotgun sequence, the proteins below share one genomic window:
- the LOC113728613 gene encoding uncharacterized protein, whose product MIAFRCEITAPSRRRSRSKLCRLEKIPEESLILPNVPACEHCGAKRFHMEPPSFCCRGGEVKIVSPPMPYSLKRLFTGSDEECEDFRRKARTYNNNVAFTSYAAKYDRELTKNKHGVYTFRVQGQVYHFLNSLLSNGDQPSGIQLYFYDTDEELKRRTKNCDKLREGTLKLLMSILQDNPYAKFFKSLRDLPNLEDHTIILNSNPALDQRVYNLPTASQVAAIWTEIDDDSVDMRPHIQVYSHSSTSYRVQPYYGCCDSLQYPLLFPRGESGWHYGIKRFHKKEKKGNLSAINQSVDLSSIDTPSQLLELEQRVADKGWSEDYFVSAREYYCYKFQVRDDDTSMLLHTLRLFQQFVVEKKNAIRTEILQGVLDSIAIGQTQGSKVGRRTILPASFIGGPRDMKRRYLDAMALVQKYGKPDIFLTMTCNPMWKEIQESLQYTEKPQDRPDLLSRVFRAKFEVVKNELLHKHIFGEVAACVYAIEFQKRGFPHAHVLLILKPEFKLLNAESYDKIVCAELPDPKEHQHLYSLVVKHMLHGPCGDMNRSCPCMKNGSCKSHYPKDFSDHTIHAEDSYPCYRRRDDGRKVKVRRHELDNRWVIPHNRYLLALIDCHMNVEICSTIKLVKYLYKYVFKGPDLISFQVIDQPSSADVDEINNFQKARWISPPEALWRIYEFRLSEMTPSVYTLQVQLPAQQPISFDSNSDLNYLLKNIDFSRTMLTEFFNTNKSNAKAQTLKCLYREFPEHFVWTPKTKSWSERERCRAIGRLVTANPKEGERYFLRLLLCHVRGPTSFDHLLTVSGERMNSFREAALRLGLLESNNYIQETLEEAVAFQMPSSLRLLFATLLFYCSPTDPKLLWTRFQKDLSADYIHAQKYTKYTKFWKTLISH is encoded by the exons ATGATAGCTTTTCGCTGTGAAATTACAGCTCCCTCTCGTCGCCGTAGCCGTTCGAAACTTTGTAGGCTGGAAAAAATCCCTGAGGAATCTCTTATCCTCCCCAATGTTCCAGCTTGTGAACATTGCGGTGCTAAGAGGTTTCACATGGAGCCTCCTTCTTTTTGTTGCCGTGGCGGCGAGGTTAAAATTGTCTCTCCTCCCATGCCTTACAGTCTGAAGCGATTATTTACTGGTTCTGATGAGGAATGCGAGGACTTTCGGAGAAAAGCCCGCACGTATAATAATAATGTTGCTTTTACATCGTATGCTGCAAAATATGACAGGGAATTAACAAAAAACAAGCATGGAGTGTATACGTTTCGAGTTCAGGGTCAGGTTTATCACTTTTTGAACTCTTTGTTGTCAAACGGTGATCAACCTAGTGGAATTCAGTTATACTTTTATGATACTGATGAAGAATTAAAGAGGAGGACTAAAAACTGTGATAAGCTTCGTGAGGGTACTTTGAAGCTGCTTATGAGTATACTCCAAGATAATCCTTATGCAAAATTCTTTAAGAGCTTAAGGGATCTTCCAAATCTTGAGGATCATACAATTATTCTCAATTCTAATCCTGCCTTAGACCAGCGAGTATATAATCTTCCTACTGCATCCCAAGTTGCTGCTATTTGGACTGAAATTGATGATGATTCAGTTGATATGCGCCCTCACATTCAAGTCTATAGTCACTCTAGCACGAGTTATAGAGTTCAGCCTTATTATGGATGCTGTGATTCTTTGCAGTACCCTCTCCTCTTTCCTAGAGGTGAATCTGGGTGGCATTATGGAATTAAGCGCTTTcataagaaggagaaaaagggGAATTTGTCTGCCATCAACCAATCTGTTGATCTTTCCTCCATAGATACTCCATCACAGCTGTTAGAGTTGGAACAAAGAG TTGCTGACAAGGGTTGGAGTGAGGACTATTTTGTGTCTGCTAGAGAATATTATTGTTACAAGTTCCAAGTGAGAGATGATGATACATCTATGCTGCTGCACACCCTTAGATTGTTTCAACAGTTTGTCGTGG aaaaaaaaaatgcaatacgTACTGAAATTCTCCAAGGGGTTTTAGATAGCATTGCTATTGGTCAGACGCAGGGTTCTAAAGTTGGTCGAAGGACCATTTTACCTGCTTCTTTTATTGGGGGTCCGAGGGACATGAAACGCAGATATTTGGATGCAATGGCTTTGGTTCAGAAATATGGAAAGCCTGACATTTTTTTGACCATGACATGCAATCCAATGTGGAAGGAAATTCAGGAAAGTTTGCAATATACAGAAAAGCCGCAGGATAGGCCTGATTTATTGTCTAGAGTTTTTAGAGCTAAATTTGAAGTGGTCAAGAATGAACTTCTGCACAAACACATTTTTGGAGAGGTTGCAGCGTGTGTCTATGCTATCGAATTTCAGAAGCGCGGCTTTCCTCATGCTCATGTCCTTTTGATTCTTAAGCCTGAGTTCAAATTATTAAATGCTGAATCGTATGATAAAATTGTTTGTGCTGAACTTCCTGATCCAAAAGAGCATCAGCACTTGTACTCTCTCGTTGTTAAACATATGCTTCACGGTCCCTGTGGAGATATGAATAGGAGTTGCCCTTGCATGAAAAATGGTTCTTGTAAAAGCCATTATCCAAAAGATTTTTCTGACCATACTATTCATGCCGAAGATTCTTACCCGTGTTATAGAAGGAGGGATGATGGTAGAAAGGTGAAAGTTCGTCGGCACGAATTGGATAATCGATGGGTTATACCTCATAATCGATACCTCCTTGCTTTGATCGATTGCCATATGAATGTGGAAATATGTTCTACTATCAAGCTTGTCAAATACCTTTATAAATATGTCTTCAAAGGACCTGATCTTATCAGTTTTCAGGTCATCGATCAGCCTTCTTCTGCTGATGTTGACGAAATCAATAATTTTCAGAAAGCTAGGTGGATATCTCCACCGGAAGCATTATGGCGAATCTATGAATTCCGCCTTAGTGAAATGACTCCATCCGTTTATACTCTTCAAGTCCAACTTCCTGCTCAGCAGCCCATTTCTTTTGACAGTAATTCAGATTTGAACTACTTGCTCAAAAATATCGATTTCTCTAGGACGATGCTGACTGAATTTTTTAATACAAACAAGTCAAATGCAAAGGCACAGACCTTAAAATGTTTGTATAGGGAATTTCCAGAACATTTCGTGTGGACtcctaaaacaaaatcatggtCCGAAAGGGAGCGTTGCCGAGCAATAGGGAGATTAGTTACGGCAAATCCAAAGGAAGGTGAGCGCTATTTTTTGCGCCTTTTGTTATGTCATGTTCGTGGCCCAACGTcatttgatcatcttttaaCTGTTAGCGGTGAACGGATGAACTCCTTTAGAGAAGCTGCTCTTAGGCTGGGTTTGTTAGAATCTAATAACTACATACAAGAAACTCTAGAGGAAGCTGTAGCCTTTCAGATGCCATCATCATTGCGGTTATTATTTGCTACTCTCCTATTCTACTGCTCTCCCACTGATCCTAAACTCTTGTGGACTAGGTTTCAAAAGGACCTCTCGGCAGATTATATTCATGCTCAAAAGTATACTAAGTATACTAAGTTCTGGAAGACATTAATAAGTCATTAG